CGCCACCGGCGGCGCCGAGCAGGCTCGAGCGCCAGCCGCGCGCCGCGCCGACCCCGATGACGATCACCGCCATCTCGATCGCCTCGACCACCGAGGCGAGGAATGCGGGGGCGAAGACCGCGCCGGGATTCACCATCCCGTCAGCGTACGTCGCCGGGCGCCGCCGGCGTCGTCCGGTACACCCCGTCTATCGTGGACCGACATGAGCACGGTCGCCGAGCGCACCCGCGAGCAGGTCGACGCCTACACCGAGGAGGCATCCGACGAGCGTCCGATCGCGGGCTACACCGCGGTCGGCGCCGCCTACCTGACCGCGGTGGGCGCGGCGGCGCTGGTCACCCGCCGCCGCGGCTGCCGGCTGCCGGAGCGGATCGACCCCGCCGACGTCGTGCTCATCGGCGTGGCCACGCACAAGCTCAGCAGGATCCTCAGCAAGGCGGGGGTGACCAGCCCGCTGCGGGTGCCGTTCACCCGTTTCCGGGGACGCTCCGGTCCGGCCGAGCTGCGCGAGGACGTGCGCGGCACCGGCGTGCGGCGGGCGGTCGCCGAGCTCGCCACCTGTCCCTTCTGCCTCGGCCAGTGGGTGGCCACCGGCTTCGCCATCGGGCTGGTGAACGCGCCTCGCGCGACCCGGCTGGTGGCCTCGGTCTTCGCGGCGCTGACCGTCTCCGACTTCCTCCACCTCGGCTACGCCACCTGCGAGCGGATCGCGGAGTGAGCCGGGCCGGCTGAGCCTCAGACCGCCTGGGCGCTGCTGCTGCGCAGGCGGGTCATTGCCGCGCCGGTGTGCAGCCTGCCCTGCAGCAGCGCCGGCACGCCGCCGTCGACGGCCTCCAGCCAGCTCCGCGCGACGTCGCGTCCCAGCGCGATGTGCGCGCCGGCGGCGGCGAAGTCGAGCACCCAGCCCAGGGCGCTCACCTCGACGATGTCGAGCCGCACCCCGGCGGCGGCGGCGGCGGCGACGGCGTGGCGGCGCTGGTGGATCTTGGTGACCAGGTTGGCCCGGCCGAGCATCGCGGTCAGCCGGTCGGGGGCGCCGGAGAGGGCACCGACGCTGGCGTCGAGGAGGACGATCGACCGCGCCCCGCGGCGCAGCGCCTCGACGATGCCGAAGTTGTCGACGAAGCCGGCGTCGGCGAGCATCCGGTCGCCGATGCGCACCGGGGGCAGCACCGTGGGAATCGCCGAGGCGGCGAGCACGGCCTCGGAGAGCGAGCCGGAGTCGAGGTACTCGAGCTCGGCGGTGATCAGGTCGACGGCGGCCACCGCCAGGGGCATGCGCAGGTCGTCGAAGCTCCTGCCTCCGAAGCTCTGGTCGATGATGCGGCGCATGTGGCTGTCGGAGAAGGCGGCGACGCGCCTGCGCGCCAGCGCGCCCACGTAGCCGCGCACCACCCCGCGGAGCAGCGAGCGCACCGACGGGTCGACCCAGAGTTGGAGCAGCGCCCTGCCCCCCTCGCCGTCGGGATGCCCGGCCAGCCAGGCGCCGTTCCAGGCGCCCACCGAGGTGCCGATGATGAGGTCGGGCCGGAAGCCGGCCTCGAAGAGCTCGGCGGCCGCGCCCGCCTGTGCCGCCCCGTTGGCGCCCCCGCCGGAGAGGGCCAGCACGAGGGGACGCGCCAGCCGCTCGAAGCGGTCGATCGCCGGCGCGAACGGCATGACTCGACGGTACACCGCCGGACCCGCCCCGACGCGGTGGGTGCGGCACATGGGGCTCGGACCTTGACCGGCTGTTCGGAGATGCTTAACCGGGCGCGACGTCACCCCATTCCCAGCCCGTCCAGCGGGTCACGGCGACGGCGATCACCGGGCCCTCGGGCCGCCGGGCCCGGTACTGCGGGTACCTCCGGGCGAGAAGGTCGAGCGCCGCCTCGCGCTCGTCGTGCTCGTCGGGGTCGAGGATGCGCGCGGTGCCGTCGGCCCGCACCCACCACAGCGCCTCCCAGCGCTCCTCGTAATGGTCGGCGAGCAGGCACACCCTCGGCTCGGCGCTGATGTGGCGCAGCCGGGCGAGGTCGGTGCCGCGCTTGGGCTTGTGGTCGACGGCGGTGACGATCAGATCGCCGACGGTGGCGAAGGTGACCGGCACCAGGTGGGGCCGGCCGTCGCCGCCGGCGGTCGCCAGCCGCGCCACCGGGGCGGCGGCGAAGCGCGATCGGGCCTGTTCGGTGCCGAGGTTCACGGTGCCGGCAGGATGTGGCCGGCGGGGGCACGATTGGCGCCGGGCGGTCCGCTGCGAGTAGCCTTGCCGCGATGGTCAGCTCGCGGGGTCTCAACTGGGTGAGGGCCCTGCTCGTCCCGCTCACGATCCTCTCCTGGCTCGCCCTCCTCATCGTCACCGGATGGCTGCTCAGCCACGTCACCCGGGCGCTGCTGCTGCTGATCCTCGCCGGGCTGCTCGCCTTCGCCGCCAGCCCGATCGTCAACCGGCTGGAGCGGTTCATGCCCCGGGTGCTGGCGGTGAGCGTCACCTTCGTGGGCGGGGCGCTGCTGATGGCGGGCTTCGCCACCGTGGTGGTGGTGGCCGCCGCCGACCAGGTCCAGCAGTTCGTCCACAATCTGCCCTCCTACTCGGACCGCATCCAGTCCCTGCAGCCGCGGGCGCTGAACCTGCTCCACCACTTCGGCATCTCCTCCGCCCAGCTCAACACCTTCCGCGAGAACCTGGTCGCCTACGCCCAGAGCATCGGCAGCGGGGTGGCCACCGGGGCCGTCGGCCTCGCCGCCAGCCTGGCGAACCTGATCATCGAGATGGTGCTGATCCTCATCCTCAGCATCTACCTCACCGCCAACAGTGGCAGGATCGCCGGCTGGCTGCGCGAGCAGGCGCCCGCCGACCAGCGCAGCCACGTCGAGCTGGTCATCTCCACCGTCAACCGGGTGGTCGGCGGCTACGTCCGCGGGACCCTGACGATGGCGCTGTTCATCGGCCTGCTGGTTGGCGTGGGCATGCAGCTGATGGGCGTTCCCTACGCGGTGATGCTCGCCGCCCTCGCGTTCTTCATGGAGTTCATCCCGGTGATCGGGGTGTTCATCTCCGGGGCGGCCTGCGCGGCGGTGGCGGCGACCCAGGGGGTGGGGCTGGCGCTGCTCGTCCTCGGCTATTTCGTGATCGTCCACATCATCGAGGGCGACGTGGTCGGCCCCCGGGTGATGGGCAGGGCGCTCGGTGTCCACCCCGCGGTGGCGCTGCTCGCCCTGGTCGCCGGCGGCGAGGTGCTGGGGCTGTGGGGAGCGCTCTTCGGGGCGCCGATCGCCGGCCTGCTGCAGTCGTTCGCCGCCGCCCTCTGGCGGGAGATCCGCGGCACCCGGATCGAGACCGCGACCGCCTCCGAGCCGATCATCCTCGCCGACGACGTCGCCACCGCCGCGTCCGGTCCGCGCCACCGGCCGGTGGAGGGGAAGTAACCGGGGCTCAGCCCTGCTGCTGCTGCTGCTGCTGCCAGTGGAGGGCGGCGCCGCGCTCGGCGGTCCGCGCCGCCGGCTCGCTCATCCGGGTCACCCGGACGGAGACCTCGGGGGGCGCGGCCTGGGCGGTGCCGTAGAAGACGCCGCGGTGGGGGGCGACGTCGCCGTAGTCGCGGCCCACCGCCAGGCGGAGGTGGTGGGGGCCGGTGGGCCGGCCGTGGGTGGGGTCGAGCCCCAGCCAGGTGCCGTCGGCGCCGCAGACCTCCGCCCACGCATGGGAGGCGCCGGTGGTCGTCTGCTGCTCGCCGGTGGGCCCGAGGTACCCGCTCACGTAGCGGGCCGGCCAGCCGGCGTGCCGGGCCAGCGCGAGGAAGAGGTGGGTGAAGTCCTGGCAGACCCCGGCGCCGCCCTCGAGCAGGTCGTCGATGCTGCTGTCCACGGTGGTGGCGCCGGCGCTGTAGGTGAACTCCCTGGGGATCCGGGTCGCGAGCTCGACCAGGGCGTCGAAGGAGCGGTCGTCGCGGATCCATTCCCGGCGGAGGGCCGCGGTGGTGGTGTCGAGCGGCACCCGCGGGCTGGCGAGGGCGAACTCCAGCCGGGCGTCGCGCTCGAGCTGCTCGGGGTCCCAGCGGCGCACCGTCGAGCGGCGCCGCTGCGGGGTGCTCTCGACCACCGTCTCGACCGCCAGCCCGAGGATGTCGTGAGCGTCGCCGACGTCGATGCGGTGCACGGTGTTGCCGAAGAAGTCGACCCGCGATCGCGGGACGGCGGGCGGAGAGGTGATCAGCGCGAAGGTGAGCGTGCGCTGGCCGCCCCGGTCGCGGGGCCGCATCCTCACCTCGTTGTACGAGGGCGCGACCCGCCCGCTGTAGCGGAGCACCGTGTGATGGGACACGGCGAAGGTCAGCGCTGGAGGACCCATGTGTCCTTGCTCCCCCCGCCCTGCGAGGAGTTCACCACCAGCGTCTCGGTGTCGCGTGCCACCCGGGTGAGGCCGCCCGGGACCACCCAGGGCCGCTCGTCGAGGAGCACGAAGGGCCGCAGGTCGACGGCACGGGCCTCGAGGCCGCCGTTGGGCGCGAGGCAGAGGGCGCGGGAGAGCTGCACCTCCTCCTGTGCCAGCCAGGCGCGGGGATGGGACTCGAGCTGGGCCGCGGTGGCCTCGCGCTCGGCGGCGCTCATCAGCTTCCCGAACCCGATGCCGTAGCCGCCGCTGGCGTCCACCGGCTTGATCACCATCCGCTCGAGGTTGGCGACGACGTGGCGGCGCTGGCGATCGTCGGAGACGTCGTAGGTGGGGACGTTGTCGATCAGCGGCTCCTCGCCGAGGTAGTACCGGACCATGTCGGGGACGTACGGGTAGATCGCCTTGTCGTCGGCGACGCCGCTGCCCGGCGAGTTGGCGATGGCGACGTTGCCGCGGCGCCAGGCCTCGATGAGGCCTGGAGGGCCGAGCAGCGACTCCGGCCGGAAGAGCAGCGGGTCGAGCCAGTCGGCGTTGACCCGCGAGTAGACGACGTCGACCCGCTGGAGCGCGCCGTCGTGGCGGCAGTACACCTCGTCCTCGTGGACCACCAGGTCGTTGCCGGTGACCAGCATCGCGCCGACCGCCTCGGCGAGCAGGCGGTGCTCGAAGTAGGCGGCGTTGTACGGCCCGGGGGTGAGCACCGCGATGCTCGCCTGCCAGGGTCGGGGGGCGATGCGCTGCAGGCTGCGGCGCAGCCGGCTCGCATAGCTGTCGATGCTGCGCACCCCGGCGGCCGCGATCCAGTCGTGGGCCAGCTCGAGCATCGCCTCCCGCGCCACCAGGGCGTAGGCGATGCCGGAGGGGACGCGGACGTTGTCCTCGAGCACCATGAAGACGCCGTCGATGCGCACCACGTCGATGCCGGCGACGTGGCAGTGGGTGGCCCGTGGCGGCCGCACCCCGACCAGCTCGCGCAGGTAGCCGTTGCTGCTGTAGACGAAGCGCGACGGCACCACGCCCTCGCGCAGTGCCCGCTGGGCGCCGTAGCAGTCGGCGACGAAGGCGTCGAGTGCCATCACCCGCTGGGCCAGCGCCTTCTCCAGCCCCCGCCACTCGGCGGCGGCGAGCACTCGGGGGATCGGGTCGAAGGGGATGATCGGGGCGCCCTCGCCCTCGGTGGTCTCGCCCTGGGGGACGCCGAAGGTGATCCCCCGCGACGCGAACCACGCGATCGCCCGGTCGCGCAGGTCGGTGAGCAGGGCCTCGTCCGCCAGGGTGCCCGCCATGGTGCGGGCGTAGGGGGGACGCGGCCGCCCCGCGCTGGTGACGCACTCGTCCGCCGCGGCGGGGAGCGGAGGCCAGGTAGGGCCGGGGGCGGGACCGGACATGGAACTGGCCACGGAGCTGGAAACGGCGATCACCATTCCACCGTACCCCGGGGCATGGGCCCGGGGTACGGGCGCGGTGCACCAGCCTCGCCGGGTCGGGGTTGGGCGCGGCCCGCCGCGGCCGGCGTCCCCCGTTGCCGCGATCGCGATTCAGGACGGGCAGACGAGCGCGGCCGGGGCGGGGCGGCACATTCCGACCAATCCCCCCGCGGTGCGGGGGCCGCTCACAGCACCGCCCGCCGCCGTTCTGTGCAGTCCGTGGGTACACCCGCGCCGCCGCCCTGCGCGATCGTGACCGGTATCCGACCGCCGGCCCCTGAGAGGAGGGTGTGAGAACCCGTGACCCACTCCGAGACCACCGAGCGCAGGCGGTGGCGCCGCCTGCCACTGCTCGCCGCCGCCGTCGCCGTCCCCGCCGCGCTGGCGATCGCGCCCGGGTCCGCCCTCGCCGCCGGCTCGTCCGTGGCGCTGACCCGGGTCAGCCCCTGCACCACCGCGAGCTGCCTCGCCTTCCTGCCCGCGGATGTCAGCGTCACCACCGGGGGCACGGTCACCTGGGTCGACCCCTCCGTGACCCTCTGCACCCTGCGCCCCACCGGCTCGCCCGACCCCGCCTTCCGCGGCGGCGGCCTCCCCGGCTACTCCTACACGTTCACGGTGCCGGGGACCTACGCGTACCGGTGCGCCGAGCATCCCGATGTCCGCGCCACCCTCACCGTGGTGAGGGCGGCGGCGGCCGCTCCGGTGGCGCCGGGCGCGACCAAGGCGGTGTCGACCAAGGTGCCCGCCACCGCCGCCGACCCCTTCGCGGTGGTGCCGGTGGTGACCACCCACACTCCCGGATGGGTCCCGATCGCCCTGTCGGTGGGGGGCATCCTGCTCGCGGTGGCGATCTCGCAGATCGGCGCGCGCCTCGACCCGGGGGCGAAGCGGTAGGGCGTCACCGACTCGAAAGGTCGGCGCGGGCAGACTGCGAGGGTTCACGTCGGTCATCTCCGGAGATCAGCTCATGGGGCGATTCCGCAGCCGCCCGCACCTTCCGCGCACCCGACGGGGCTGGCTGCTGTCCAGCCTCGCCGCCCTGGTGGCGGCGGTCGGCATCGCCTACGGCGCCTTCGCCATCCTCGCCGGAGGGAGCAGCCCGGCCGCGCTGAGCCTCAACTCCAGCACCAGCGGGAGCCAGAGCCCCGCCCCTCCCGCGATCGGGCACATCGCCGGGAGCTGGACGGTCGGCCCCGGCTCGGTCGCCGGCTACCGGGTCCACGAGAAGCTGGCGGTGCTCCCCGCGCCCAGCGACGCCGTGGGCCGCACCTCGAACATCACCGGTCAGGCCACGGTCACCCAGACCGGCACCACCCACACCGTCACCGCCGCCAGCTTCACGGTGCAGGTGAACACCCTGGCCAGCGACCGCGCGATGCGCGACCAGCGGGTCCACACCCTCGGCCTCCAGACCGACACCTATCCGACCGCAGCCTTCCAGCTCGCCCAGCCGGTCACCCTGCCTGCCGACGCCGGCAGCGGCGCGGTGGTGAAGGTGACCGCCACCGGCCCCCTGACAATGCACGGGGTGACCAGGACGGTGTCGATCCCGCTGAGCGTCCGGCTCTCCGGCTCGACCTTCGAGGTGGTCGGCGCCATCTCCTTCCCCTGGTCCGAGTTCGGGATGAGCGCCCCCAACTTCGGCAACTTCGTCACCGTCGCCGACACCGCGACCATGGAGATGGATCTGAAGTTCACCAGGGCCGCCTGACGATCGGCTGACCTGCGGCCGGTGGGAGTGGCCCGAACACGAGGCGAGCGCGGCGACAGCGATGTCACCGCGCTCGCGTGGCGCCGTCCCGATCGGTCACCCCGGACCGGCGCCCCTGGGGAGGGGACGAGCGCAGCGAACCGCGCTCGCCCCATCCGCGTCCTGACGAGATCAGTCGCCGGTCGTCGACGAGGCCTTGCCACCCTTGGCGCTGGCCTTGCCACCGGAGCCGCCGGCGCCACCCTTGGCGGTGCCGCCCTTGCCGCCGGCGCCCGCATCGCCCGCGTTGGCGCAGGACGCGTTGCCGGTGCTGCCGCTGTCCGACGCACCCCTGCTACCGCTGATGCTCGAGCCGGTCGACTTCTGGTTCTGGTTCGGCTTGCTGCCGTTGCTGAGAACCGGGACGAACAGGTTGCCGAGCAGGTTGGTGCCGTTCAGCAGCTGGGTCTGTCCACCGAGGATGTTGTTGAGGTCGTTGCTGGCGATGCCGCTCAGCACGCCGCAGGCGATCCCGTTGCCACCGGTGCTGTCGCCGCCGGTGCCGCCGTTCGCCGACGCCCTGCCGCCACTACCACCCTTGGACGACGCGTGTGCGCTGCCACCGTGCGCCTTGCTCGCATGGGTGGTGAGCGTCATGGCCGAGCCACCCATTACTGCGGCAGCCGCCATGGCAGCGATGCCCATCATGCGCATGAGAAGTTCCCCCTCCTGTTGAGCCACCTTGTGACCCTTACGGTGGTTCCCTACGATCGGCGAGGGTCAGGGCTTGCACTCCCGGCCGAAATCGGTCGGTGCGGATCGTCCACAATCGGGCCTCGTGCCCCAGTCGCCGCTCGCCGTCATCGACATCGGGTCCAACTCCGGCCGCGTCGCGGTCCTCTCGCTGACCCAGGACGGCCACCTGGAGATGCTCTCGGACGGGCGCACCTCCCTGCACCTGATCGACGACGTCGCCGCCCGGGGGCGGCTCTCGCCGGAGGCGATCGACCGGGTGGTGCGGGCGGTGCACGACTTCCTCTGCATCGCCGTCACCGCCGGCGCCGAGCGCACCGTCGCGGTGGCCACCGCGGCGGTCCGCGAGGCGGCCAACGGCGCCGAGCTCGCCGAACGTCTCCTCGAGGAGACCGGGGTCACCCTGGAGATCATCGAGGGCACCGAGGAGGCCCACTACGCGCTGGTGGGGGCGGTGCACGGCCTCGCCGTCGAGGACGGGATGCTCGTCGACATCGGGGGCGGCAGCCTCGAGATCTCCCGCTTCCGCGGCCGCGAGGCGGTGTCGACCTGGAGCCTGCCGCTGGGCGCGGGCCGTCTCACCGCCGGCTTCCTCACCACCGACCCGCCCCGCACCGCCGAGATCCGCGCCCTCCGTGACCACGTGGAGGCGATGCTGCAGGAGGTGGTGGTGCCGATCCTCGAGCCCACCGAGCAGCTGGTCGGCACCGGCGGCACCATCCGCAACCTGGCCAAGATCCACCGCGCCCGGATCACCTACCCGATCCCGCGGATGCACGGCTACGTGCTCGATCGCGACCACCTCCGGGAGGTGGTCGACCAGCTCGTGATGGTGCCGCTGGCCCGCCGCGACGCCATCCCCGGGCTCAGCCGCGACCGCGCCGACACCGTCACCGGCGGCGGCCTGGCGGTGCTCACGGTGATGGACTGGATCCAGGCGCGCAGCCTCGTGGTCTCGGGGCAGGGGCTGCGCGAGGGCGTGGCCCTGGAGCACACCGGGCGGCTGCCCTCCGCCGCCGCCGCCCGGCGCGCCTCGGTGGCGGCGCTGGTGGCCCGCTTCACCACCTGGGAGGAGCAGCGCGCCAGCCGGCGGCGGCGGATCGCCGCCACCCTGCTCGACGCGCTGATGCCCCACGTCGACGACGACCTGCGCGACACCCTCGACCACGCCGCCCTCATCCTCGACGTCGGCCGCTCGGTCGACTACTACCAGCGCTGGGAGCACGCCGCCGCGATCGTGGTCGCCGCCGACCTGCGCGGCTTCACCCACCGGCGCATCGCCCTGCTGGCGAGCACCATCGCCGGCGCCGGGGCCGGCCGGCCCAACGTCCGCGGCTACGCGCCGGTGCTCTCGGCCGCCGACCGGCGGCCGGTCGAGCAGCTCTCCGTCATCCTCGCCCTCGCCGACCAGATCGAGCGCCGCTCCGGCGACTCCGACGGGGTGCCCCAGGTGCGCCAGCACGACCGCCGCCGGGCGGTGGCGATCCGGCTCGCCGGCTGCGCCGTCTGGCAGTCGACCGAGCTGGCCCGCCGCTTCAGGCGCGCCTTCGGTCGCGACCTCAGCGTCGACGCGGTGCCGGTGGGCGACCGGGGGTGACCGGCCGGGGGCTGCGGGCGGTGGCGGCGACTCTCGCCCTCGCCCTGCTCGGCGGCTGCGGCGGCGCGGGCACGCCGGCGCAGCCGGACACCGGCCCCGACGACCCCGCCAATCGGGGCGGCACCCTCACCCTCGGCGTCACCCAGGAGCCCACCTCCTTCCTCGCCGCCGGGGTCACCGACTCGATGAGCTTCTCCTTCGCGGTGGACGCGCCGGTGGTGGAGGGGCTGCTCTGGTACCGGTCGAAGGACGAGACCTCGGGCGCGCGGACCCTCGCCGACTTCTGGCGGCCCGACCTCGCCACCGAGGTGCCCACCGTCGAGAACGGCGACGTCCGGACCGCGGGCTGCCGGCCGGTGACCTACCAGGGCGCGTCGACGGTGCCGCCGATGTGCGTCACCTGGAGGCTGCGCGGCGGGGTGCTCTGGCACGACGGCAGCACCTTCTCGGCCCACGACGTCTGCGCGACGATGCAGCTCTACTGGCTGCGCTACGGCGTCCACAATCCCACCGCGGTCGGCGGCACCAGCGGCTACGACCGGCTGGTGGGCTGCACCGAGGACGGCCCGCTCCAGGCGACGCTGAGCTTCCGCAGCCCCTACGGCGCCTACCTGTCGCTGGGCTCGGGGACGTACGGCATCCTCCCCGCGCGCCAGCTGGAGAACGCCTTCGCGCAGAACCGCGACCTCGAGCGCACCCCGCAGACCGTCGACCTCAGCCGCGGCACCGGCAATGCCAGCGCCTATCGCGGCACCGACACCCTCGACAGGATCATCGTCGGCACCGGGCCCTTCGTGCTCGAGCGCTACGACCCCGCCCACGAGATCGTGCTGGTGCGCAACCACCGCTACTGGGACGCCAAGCGCCAGCCCCACATCGACCGCCTGATCTTCAAGGTGGTGTCGGACGTCCACTCCCAGCTCGACCAGGTGCGGGCCGGTGAGATCGACGTCGGCCTCGACTTCCGGCTCGCCTTCCTCTCCGAGCTCGAGGGTCTGGCCCGCTCCGGGCGGGTGCGCCTGCTCACCATCCCCGAGGCGGGCGCCGAGAAGATCGACCTCAACCTCTGCGACGCCGACGCCGGCCGCTGCGGCCCCCAGGCGATGCCGAGCCCGTTCACCGCCGACGTGCGGGTGCGCCACGCCCTGCTCACCGGGATCGATCGCGAGCTGATCGTGCGGACCATCGCCCGCGGCCAGACCGTGATCCCGCCGGACTCGTGGATCTCGCTCGGCTCCGGCTTCATCCGCGATCCCAGGGTGCCCACCACCCGGTACGACCCCGCCGCCGCGGTGCGGATGCTCGAGGACGCCGGCTACCGGCTCAGCCCCAGCTGCCACGGCGGCCGCGGCCGCGCCGACGCCTCCGGCCGGTGCATGGATCTCAGGCTGGTCACCACCTCGGGCAACGCCGCCCGCGACCAGACCCAGATCGCCGTCCAGGCCGACCTCGAGCGGCTGGGGATCTTCACCGAGCTGAGCACGGTCAAGGCGGCGCGGCTGGTCGGCGGCTTCGCCGACGGCGGGCTGCTCAACACCCACGCCTACCAGATGGCGATGTACACGATCGTCGGCGCCGCCGATCCCGACACCTGGTACGGCGCCTACCACGGCAACTGCGGGGGAGCCTGCCCCGCCGACGACCAGATCCCCTCGCCGACCAACCAGGGGGCCGGGGGCGACGTCACCGGTGAGAACAACCCCGAGGTCGATCGTGCCTTCGAGGAGGGGCGCGCCGCGGTGTCGCTCGCCGAGCGCGGCCGCGCCTACATGCGCGCCGAGGAGCTGCTCGCCGCCGACCTCCCCGAGCTCCCGCTCTATCAGCAGGTGAGCGTGATGAGCCTCAGCAGCCGGCTGCTGGGGGTGCGCCGCAACGACAACGCCTGGACCTTCAACAGCGCCGAGTGGTACTGCGCGGGCGGCCGCTGCCAATCCTGATGCCACGCTGACCCATGATCGCGCCGGCAGTTCACCCGCGGGTGAGTTCTGGTCAGGCGCGTCCCCGACCCATGGTCAGGTACCAGACGCCGCCGACGAGGGCGATCAGGACGATCACGTACACGATGATGTGCTTGGTGCCGAGGAGGGCGGATGCGAGCATGGTGCCG
This Candidatus Dormiibacterota bacterium DNA region includes the following protein-coding sequences:
- a CDS encoding DUF1360 domain-containing protein; this encodes MSTVAERTREQVDAYTEEASDERPIAGYTAVGAAYLTAVGAAALVTRRRGCRLPERIDPADVVLIGVATHKLSRILSKAGVTSPLRVPFTRFRGRSGPAELREDVRGTGVRRAVAELATCPFCLGQWVATGFAIGLVNAPRATRLVASVFAALTVSDFLHLGYATCERIAE
- a CDS encoding patatin-like phospholipase family protein; amino-acid sequence: MPFAPAIDRFERLARPLVLALSGGGANGAAQAGAAAELFEAGFRPDLIIGTSVGAWNGAWLAGHPDGEGGRALLQLWVDPSVRSLLRGVVRGYVGALARRRVAAFSDSHMRRIIDQSFGGRSFDDLRMPLAVAAVDLITAELEYLDSGSLSEAVLAASAIPTVLPPVRIGDRMLADAGFVDNFGIVEALRRGARSIVLLDASVGALSGAPDRLTAMLGRANLVTKIHQRRHAVAAAAAAGVRLDIVEVSALGWVLDFAAAGAHIALGRDVARSWLEAVDGGVPALLQGRLHTGAAMTRLRSSSAQAV
- a CDS encoding TIGR03668 family PPOX class F420-dependent oxidoreductase, encoding MNLGTEQARSRFAAAPVARLATAGGDGRPHLVPVTFATVGDLIVTAVDHKPKRGTDLARLRHISAEPRVCLLADHYEERWEALWWVRADGTARILDPDEHDEREAALDLLARRYPQYRARRPEGPVIAVAVTRWTGWEWGDVAPG
- a CDS encoding AI-2E family transporter encodes the protein MVSSRGLNWVRALLVPLTILSWLALLIVTGWLLSHVTRALLLLILAGLLAFAASPIVNRLERFMPRVLAVSVTFVGGALLMAGFATVVVVAAADQVQQFVHNLPSYSDRIQSLQPRALNLLHHFGISSAQLNTFRENLVAYAQSIGSGVATGAVGLAASLANLIIEMVLILILSIYLTANSGRIAGWLREQAPADQRSHVELVISTVNRVVGGYVRGTLTMALFIGLLVGVGMQLMGVPYAVMLAALAFFMEFIPVIGVFISGAACAAVAATQGVGLALLVLGYFVIVHIIEGDVVGPRVMGRALGVHPAVALLALVAGGEVLGLWGALFGAPIAGLLQSFAAALWREIRGTRIETATASEPIILADDVATAASGPRHRPVEGK
- a CDS encoding transglutaminase family protein — encoded protein: MGPPALTFAVSHHTVLRYSGRVAPSYNEVRMRPRDRGGQRTLTFALITSPPAVPRSRVDFFGNTVHRIDVGDAHDILGLAVETVVESTPQRRRSTVRRWDPEQLERDARLEFALASPRVPLDTTTAALRREWIRDDRSFDALVELATRIPREFTYSAGATTVDSSIDDLLEGGAGVCQDFTHLFLALARHAGWPARYVSGYLGPTGEQQTTTGASHAWAEVCGADGTWLGLDPTHGRPTGPHHLRLAVGRDYGDVAPHRGVFYGTAQAAPPEVSVRVTRMSEPAARTAERGAALHWQQQQQQQG
- a CDS encoding circularly permuted type 2 ATP-grasp protein, which produces MAGTLADEALLTDLRDRAIAWFASRGITFGVPQGETTEGEGAPIIPFDPIPRVLAAAEWRGLEKALAQRVMALDAFVADCYGAQRALREGVVPSRFVYSSNGYLRELVGVRPPRATHCHVAGIDVVRIDGVFMVLEDNVRVPSGIAYALVAREAMLELAHDWIAAAGVRSIDSYASRLRRSLQRIAPRPWQASIAVLTPGPYNAAYFEHRLLAEAVGAMLVTGNDLVVHEDEVYCRHDGALQRVDVVYSRVNADWLDPLLFRPESLLGPPGLIEAWRRGNVAIANSPGSGVADDKAIYPYVPDMVRYYLGEEPLIDNVPTYDVSDDRQRRHVVANLERMVIKPVDASGGYGIGFGKLMSAAEREATAAQLESHPRAWLAQEEVQLSRALCLAPNGGLEARAVDLRPFVLLDERPWVVPGGLTRVARDTETLVVNSSQGGGSKDTWVLQR
- a CDS encoding YceI family protein, whose translation is MGRFRSRPHLPRTRRGWLLSSLAALVAAVGIAYGAFAILAGGSSPAALSLNSSTSGSQSPAPPAIGHIAGSWTVGPGSVAGYRVHEKLAVLPAPSDAVGRTSNITGQATVTQTGTTHTVTAASFTVQVNTLASDRAMRDQRVHTLGLQTDTYPTAAFQLAQPVTLPADAGSGAVVKVTATGPLTMHGVTRTVSIPLSVRLSGSTFEVVGAISFPWSEFGMSAPNFGNFVTVADTATMEMDLKFTRAA
- a CDS encoding Ppx/GppA phosphatase family protein, with translation MPQSPLAVIDIGSNSGRVAVLSLTQDGHLEMLSDGRTSLHLIDDVAARGRLSPEAIDRVVRAVHDFLCIAVTAGAERTVAVATAAVREAANGAELAERLLEETGVTLEIIEGTEEAHYALVGAVHGLAVEDGMLVDIGGGSLEISRFRGREAVSTWSLPLGAGRLTAGFLTTDPPRTAEIRALRDHVEAMLQEVVVPILEPTEQLVGTGGTIRNLAKIHRARITYPIPRMHGYVLDRDHLREVVDQLVMVPLARRDAIPGLSRDRADTVTGGGLAVLTVMDWIQARSLVVSGQGLREGVALEHTGRLPSAAAARRASVAALVARFTTWEEQRASRRRRIAATLLDALMPHVDDDLRDTLDHAALILDVGRSVDYYQRWEHAAAIVVAADLRGFTHRRIALLASTIAGAGAGRPNVRGYAPVLSAADRRPVEQLSVILALADQIERRSGDSDGVPQVRQHDRRRAVAIRLAGCAVWQSTELARRFRRAFGRDLSVDAVPVGDRG
- a CDS encoding peptide ABC transporter substrate-binding protein, with translation MTGRGLRAVAATLALALLGGCGGAGTPAQPDTGPDDPANRGGTLTLGVTQEPTSFLAAGVTDSMSFSFAVDAPVVEGLLWYRSKDETSGARTLADFWRPDLATEVPTVENGDVRTAGCRPVTYQGASTVPPMCVTWRLRGGVLWHDGSTFSAHDVCATMQLYWLRYGVHNPTAVGGTSGYDRLVGCTEDGPLQATLSFRSPYGAYLSLGSGTYGILPARQLENAFAQNRDLERTPQTVDLSRGTGNASAYRGTDTLDRIIVGTGPFVLERYDPAHEIVLVRNHRYWDAKRQPHIDRLIFKVVSDVHSQLDQVRAGEIDVGLDFRLAFLSELEGLARSGRVRLLTIPEAGAEKIDLNLCDADAGRCGPQAMPSPFTADVRVRHALLTGIDRELIVRTIARGQTVIPPDSWISLGSGFIRDPRVPTTRYDPAAAVRMLEDAGYRLSPSCHGGRGRADASGRCMDLRLVTTSGNAARDQTQIAVQADLERLGIFTELSTVKAARLVGGFADGGLLNTHAYQMAMYTIVGAADPDTWYGAYHGNCGGACPADDQIPSPTNQGAGGDVTGENNPEVDRAFEEGRAAVSLAERGRAYMRAEELLAADLPELPLYQQVSVMSLSSRLLGVRRNDNAWTFNSAEWYCAGGRCQS